In Erigeron canadensis isolate Cc75 chromosome 7, C_canadensis_v1, whole genome shotgun sequence, one DNA window encodes the following:
- the LOC122609079 gene encoding uncharacterized protein LOC122609079 — protein sequence MTDQHHEEEEHDRHDEEEVTFLENSMDISDQIGRALEKYTPLLLKRLNQTMEGAMNDHIAQTIREEVALNVQREFEKRDGKRKGKKDNEDEEVEVKGEKFHKKKLSFKDFDVCHPPEYHGDRNPIVCTRWVSEIEGSFRTSQCPEDLKVVYAVSMLRDKAKRWWDNLLLVKKGALDNVDWLEFKAMFYKEFRSEAEVTRLRSEFLNDSQGTLSLTEFRAQFLDKAQFCLEFLKNEQLMKEQFYMKLKKSLRERISLLQIESFSMLCDVARGYEIEQTRVDENEVKRKYDGDNSPNKRFKQDGASSSNTFRRNAPFCKTCKRNHHGSCREKACYNCGKTVHVSRDCRSKPHKPLICFKCFEEGHMKSSCPKLTEEERQEERRREAERKNALAHGNQRGRSFQLTVEQAKNANDVVTGTFLMYNVPMRILFDSGANRSFVATRMIHVIPMSKSSLDHTLQVEVGNGRTEIVRDVYKNCEIKIVTESFQANLIPFPMGEFDVILGMDWLSSCNAKIACDEKAVYLKTSKGEDLIVYGDRNGRPIPVCTFARARRYLSHGCHDYLAHFVDVKKKSLSIEDIPIVRDFSDVFPDDLPGVPPEPKLSFLLILFRGLPPLLRLPIDWHQRRCKK from the coding sequence ATGACGGATCAACATCATGAAGAGGAAGAACACGATCGACATGACGAAGAGGAAGTTACCTTCCTGGAAAATAGCATGGACATTTCTGACCAAATTGGAAGGGCGTTGGAGAAATACACTCCACTTTTACTTAAAaggctaaaccaaacaatggaAGGGGCTATGAATGATCATATAGCCCAAACGATTAGAGAGGAGGTGGCTCTAAATGTTCAACGGGAATTTGAAAAGAGAGATGGAAAAAGGAAGGGTAAGAAGGACAATGAAGATGAGGAGGTGGAAGtaaagggggagaagttccacAAGAAGAAGTTATCTTTTAAGGATTTTGATGTATGTCACCCTCCTGAATATCATGGTGACCGCAACCCCATTGTTTGTACCAGATGGGTGTCGGAGATTGAAGGGTCTTTTCGCACCAGTCAATGCCCTGAAGATCTTAAAGTGGTGTATGCTGTGAGCATGTTGAGGGATAAAGCAAAGAGATGGTGGGACAATTTATTGTTGGTGAAGAAGGGAGCACTTGATAACGTGGATTGGCTTGAGTTCAAGGCCATGTTCTATAAAGAATTTAGATCAGAGGCGGAGGTGACTAGGTTGAGGAGTGAATTCCTCAATGATTCTCAAGGAACCCTTAGTTTGACGGAGTTTCGTGCCCAATTTCTTGATAAGGCACAATTCTGTCTCGAGTTCTTAAAGAATGAGCAATTGATGAAGGAGCAGTTTTAtatgaagttgaagaagagtttGAGGGAGAGGATTAGTTTACTTCAAATTGAGTCTTTCTCCATGTTGTGTGATGTGGCTCGAGGTTACGAGATCGAGCAAACTAGAGTTGATGAGAATGAGGTGAAGAGAAAGTATGATGGGGATAACTCACCGAATAAAAGGTTTAAACAAGATGGTGCTTCCAGTAGTAATACCTTTAGAAGAAATGCTCCCTTTTGCAAAACTTGCAAGAGAAATCATCATGGCTCGTGTAGGGAGAAAGCTTGTTACAACTGTGGGAAGACGGTCCATGTGAGTCGAGATTGTAGATCGAAGCCCCATAAGCCCCTCATTTGCTTTAAGTGTTTTGAAGAGGGACATATGAAGAGCTCGTGTCCTAAGCTAACCGAAGAAGAGAGACAAGAAGAACGAAGGAGAGAAGCAGAAAGAAAGAATGCATTGGCACACGGTAATCAACGGGGGAGGTCCTTCCAACTTACTGTAGAGCAAGCTAAGAACGCTAATGACGTGGTTACAGGTACCTTTCTTATGTACAATGTGCCTATGCGAATTCTTTTTGACTCCGGAGcgaatagatcatttgttgcTACTAGGATGATTCATGTTATTCCTATGTCTAAATCGAGTCTAGATCATACCTTACAAGTTGAGGTCGGGAACGGGAGGACGGAGATAGTAAGAGATGTGTATAAAaattgtgaaatcaaaattGTTACGGAATCCTTCCAAGCTAACTTAATTCCCTTCCCAATGGGAGAATTTGATGTAattttgggtatggattggttgagctcttgtaATGCCAAGATAGCGTGTGACGAAAAGGCGGTTTATTTGAAAACCTCTAAAGGTGAAGACTTGATAGTATATGGTGATAGAAATGGGCGTCCTATACCCGTTTGTACTTTTGCTCGTGCCCGACGTTATTTGTCTCATGGATGTCATGATTACCTTGCTCACTTCGTTGATGTCAAGAAGAAATCTCTATCTATTGAAGACATCCCTATAGTTCGTGATTTTTCCGATGTTTTTCCTGACGACTTGCCGGGTGTTCCTCCCGAGCCAAAGTTGAGTTTTCTATTGATCTTGTTCCGGGGGCTACCCCCATTGCTAAGGCTCCCTATCGATTGGCACCAACGGAGatgcaagaaatga
- the LOC122609080 gene encoding uncharacterized protein LOC122609080, translating to MDFVTKLPKTPRNQFGTIWVIVDRLTKSALFLPIREASSSEVLAKIYVKEVVARHGLPISIVSDRDTRFTSHFWRKFQEEMGTTLKFSTAYHPQTDSQMGQREIGGTEVILKTIEKIDVIKERLKAAQDRQKSYADKRRRPIEFDVGDRVLLKVSPWKGVLRFRKHGKLSPRFIGPFKILARVGKVAYRLELPNELSGIHPNFIVENMKLGVFASDESMYEIPPNYCI from the exons ATGGATTTTGTCACCAAATTGCCCAAAACACCTAGAAACCAATTCGGCACGATTTGGGTGATTGTTGATAGGTTGACGAAAAGTGCCTTGTTCCTTCCCATTCGCGAAGCATCATCATCCGAGGTTTTGGCAAAGATATATGTTAAAGAAGTAGTGGCAAGGCATGGACTTCCAATCTCCATTGTGTCGGATAGGGATactcgtttcacttctcacttttggcggaaatttcaagaagaaatgggTACAACTCTAAAGTTTAGTACCGCTTATCATCCTCAAACCGATAGCCAAA TGGGACAAAGAGAAATTGGTGGTACAGAAGTGATTTTGAAGACAATTGAGAAGATTGATGTGATTAAGGAAAGACTTAAGGCGGCCCAAGATCGACAAAAATCCTATGCGGACAAACGAAGAAGACCGATTGAGTTCGATGTGGGAGATCGTGTTTTGTTAAAAGTGTCTCCATGGAAAGGCGTCCTACGATTTCGAAAACATGGAAAGTTGAGTCCCCGTTTCATCGGTCCTTTCAAGATTCTTGCTAGAGTTGGCAAAGTTGCATATCGTTTAGAATTGCCCAATGAGCTTTCAGGAATTCATCCCAATTTCATCGTTGAGAATatgaaattgggggtttttgctagtgATGAGTCGATGTATGAAATCCCCCcaaattattgtatataa